From the Octopus sinensis unplaced genomic scaffold, ASM634580v1 Contig06913, whole genome shotgun sequence genome, one window contains:
- the LOC115227692 gene encoding uncharacterized protein P19A11.02c-like, whose protein sequence is HPQNHTNTLNITPALSTSQQHPQHHTNTPNITTAHPTSHQHSQHHTSTSNITTAPPTSHQHPNITLAPPTSYQNRQNHISTPSITPAPPKSHQHPQHHTSTSNITPAPPTSQQHPQHHNSTPNITTATTKSQQQPQHHTSTSNITPAPSTSQQHPQHHNSNHEITTAAPTSHQHIQHHTSTLNITTAPPTSHQHIQHHTSTPNITTARPTSQQHSQHHNSTSNITTAPTTSQQHSQHHNSILNITPALSKSHQHPQLHISNPDIAPATLTSHQYPQHHTRNNNIT, encoded by the coding sequence CACCCCCAAAATCACACTAACACTCTtaacatcacaccagcactctCAACATCACAACAGCACCCCCAACATCACACCAACACCCCCAACATCACAACAGCACAcccaacatcacaccagcactctcaacatcacaccagcacttCCAACATAACAACAGCACccccaacatcacaccagcaccccAACATCACACTAGCACCCCCAACATCATACCAGAACCGCCAAAATCACATCAGCACCCCAAGTATCACGCCAGCACCCCCAAAATCGCACCAGCACccccaacatcacaccagcacatccaacatcacaccagcacctCCAACATCACAACAGCACCCCCAACATCACAACAGCACCCCCAACATCACAACAGCAACCACGAAATCACAACAGCAGccccaacatcacaccagcacatccaacatcacaccagcacccTCAACATCACAACAGCACCCCCAACATCACAACAGCAACCACGAAATCACAACAGCAGccccaacatcacaccagcacatccaacatcacaccagcacccTCAACATCACAACAGCACccccaacatcacaccagcacatCCAACATCACACGAGCACCCCCAACATCACAACAGCACGCCCAACATCACAACAGCACTCTCAACATCACAACAGCACCTCCAACATCACAACAGCACCCACAACATCACAACAGCACTCTCAACATCACAACAGCATACTtaacatcacaccagcactctCAAAATCACACCAGCACCCCCAACTTCACATCAGCAACCCTGACATCGCACCAGCAACACTGACATCACACCAGTACCCCCAACATCACACCAGAAACAACAACATCACATGA